From the genome of Ziziphus jujuba cultivar Dongzao chromosome 6, ASM3175591v1, one region includes:
- the LOC107429769 gene encoding disease resistance-like protein DSC1 isoform X2, which produces MASSSLSLAIPLKEKHEFQEKYDVFLSFRGEDTRNIFASYLYEALFAKQILTFMDDHELERGDEISPTLRKAIQESKISIIIFSKNYASSTWCLDELVHILECKKNFGQTVVPIFYGIDPSVVRKQHGSYEVAFAQLEQRFKAKNGMEKVKQWRAALTEASNLCGLDSKDFRPEAKLVQRIVEDISLKLPKHDLSSNHDFRRHLVGIEKNIEKIESLLCIDPTHARIIGIWGMGGIGKTTLASVVFQRLSNSQFEGCSFLSNVREEYARHGPNHLRKKLLSELLNIDHDILKMDTPFVASPYILGKLRRKKVLMVLDDVDSSIQLEALVEGYDQLAPGSRIIVTTRNVQVLNKVADNIYKVEGLRHIESLELFRLHAFGRNSPSMDDEILLRKVVSYADGNPLALKVLGSFLNSKSKEEWESALTKLQIFPNKDITNALRISYEGLEDKGIQSIFLDIACLFNQSFSRDHAESMLDVGDSFVKIGISVLIDKCLIENNEARRDNELRMHDLLRQMGQTIVRDEHKELGNRSRLWDAKDICDILERNMGTETVEGISFNMSKISRDVNVCRAAFSKMCNLRILKIYCDNIHDSKFKLYLPQGLDSYLWDRLIYFQWDLYPLKSLPSHFNLRNLVELILRGSNIQKLWNREVQGLPALRRMDLSYSKLLTKIPDLSQLAPNLESINLECCKSLVQVLPSVQSLHKLTNLNLNGCSKLREFKEISRSRWYLDLVKCGGIKNFLSTICQQKLTFLKSFTNNISSLSSPGSYSCQKFPVNLTVLHLRSLPIEAVPLSIVSLSGLVELDMGECKRLKSLPTSICKLKSLESLDLRYCSELEKFPEILEPMEHLTNLTISGAGIKELPESIANLISLKALTAQSCKEIEFLPNKLCDLRKLTSLYLEGCSKLQKLPPLPPALSVLEVKQCKSLKLLPDLPLFCTVVDARYCTSLEKISDWRTAIQNITGKYISVLDFFGCGKLDQNTRNTIVPHNAIYKILQSVNSVSEAELCYPGDQIPKWFKNQNSGTSLKIKLPPFLNNDNFLGLAFCVVLEVNKEIPCAGVSINFKLNFKTIDDDCPGEFHSSMSVTANKFLDHVLIMYDSKWSLPLSLQLNSCSSEASLHVWHSFFDYSVKENFNLGSEYCEIKKCGVWFVDKEDVEKFNAETIQSKKKRQRFDNEYCSEPSASGSDQFVPSGLHDEEDHHDESHPTIYSKKFRVM; this is translated from the exons atggcttcttcttctctttctttggcAATCCCCCTCAAAGAAAAGCATGAGTTTCAAGAAAAATACGATGTGTTCCTGAGTTTCAGAGGTGAGGACACTCGCAATATATTTGCTAGTTATCTTTATGAAGCTTTATTTGCAAAGCAAATCTTGACTTTCATGGATGATCATGAACTTGAGAGAGGTGATGAAATTTCACCAACACTTCGCAAAGCAATTCAGGAATCCaagatttcaataataattttttcgaAAAATTATGCTTCATCcacatggtgtttggatgaacttgTGCATATACTTGAATGCAAGAAAAATTTTGGGCAGACTGTTGTGCCAATCTTTTACGGCATAGATCCATCGGTTGTACGAAAACAGCATGGGAGTTATGAAGTTGCATTTGCTCAACTTGAACAACGTTTCAAGGCCAAGAATGGAATGGAGAAGGTGAAACAATGGAGGGCTGCTTTAACAGAAGCGTCCAATCTATGTGGGTTGGATTCAAAGGATTTTAG GCCTGAGGCCAAGTTAGTTCAAAGAATTGTTGAAGATATTTCATTAAAACTGCCTAAACATGATCTGTCTTCAAATCATGATTTCAGAAGGCATCTTGTtggaatagaaaaaaatatcgaGAAAATCGAATCACTATTATGCATTGACCCAACACATGCTCGCATTATAGGTATATGGGGCATGGGAGGCATTGGGAAAACCACCCTTGCTAGTGTTGTATTTCAGAGGTTATCAAATTCTCAGTTTGAAGGTTGCTCTTTTCTTTCCAATGTGAGGGAAGAGTACGCAAGACATGGACCAAATCATTTGAGAAAGAAGCTCCTTTCtgaattattaaatattgatcatgatattTTAAAGATGGACACTCCATTTGTAGCATCACCTTATATTCTTGGCAAACTCCGTCGGAAGAAGGTACTAATGGTTCTGGATGATGTGGACAGTTCGATCCAATTGGAAGCTTTAGTTGAAGGATATGATCAGCTTGCTCCTGGAAGTAGAATCATTGTTACTACTAGAAATGTCCAAGTGCTCAATAAAGTTGCTGATAATATTTACAAGGTTGAGGGATTAAGGCATATTGAATCTCTTGAGCTCTTCCGTTTGCATGCTTTTGGAAGAAATTCTCCTTCAATGGATGACGAAATACTATTACGAAAGGTGGTGAGTTATGCAGATGGAAATCCATTGGCTCTTAAAGTCTTGGGTTCTTTCCTTAATTCCAAAAGCAAAGAAGAGTGGGAAAGTGCATTAACTAAATTGCAAATATTTCCAAACAAGGACATTACTAATGCTCTAAGGATCAGTTATGAGGGATTAGAAGATAAAGGGATCCAAAGTATATTTCTTGACATTGCATGTCTATTTAATCAGTCTTTCTCTAGAGATCATGCAGAAAGCATGTTAGATGTTGGTGATTCCTTTGTGAAAATAGGAATAAGTGTTCTCATTGATAAGtgtttaattgaaaataatgaagCTCGAAGAGACAATGAGCTGCGGATGCATGATTTATTGCGCCAAATGGGTCAGACCATTGTTCGTGATGAACATAAAGAGCTTGGTAACCGTAGTAGGTTGTGGGATGCTAAAGATATTTGTGATATACTGGAAAGAAATATG GGAACTGAAACAGTTGAAGGGATATCATTCAATATGTCTAAAATCAGCAGAGATGTAAATGTTTGTCGTGCAGCCTTCTCAAAGATGTGCAATCTACGTATCCTCAAAATTTATTGTGACAATATTCATGACAGCAAGTTCAAACTATACCTTCCACAGGGTCTTGATTCTTATCTTTGGGATAGGTTAATATATTTTCAGTGGGATTTGTACCCTTTGAAATCGTTGCCATCACATTTTAATCTCAGAAATCTTGTTGAACTGATACTACGTGGCAGCAATATTCAAAAACTTTGGAATCGTGAAGTTCAG GGTCTTCCGGCGTTAAGAAGAATGGATCTTAGTTATTCCAAGCTCCTCACAAAAATACCAGATCTGTCTCAACTGGCTCCAAATCTCGAAAGTATAAATCTTGAATGCTGTAAAAGTTTGGTTCAGGTTCTTCCATCCGTTCAAAGTCTTCACAAGCTTACTAATCTAAATTTGAATGGTTGCTCCAAACTTAGAGAATTTAAAGAGATATCAAGGAGCAGATGGTATTTGGATCTTGTAAAGTGTGGAGGCATTAAGAATTTTCTGAGCACCATTTGTCAGCAGAAGTTGACATTTCTCAAAAGTTTTACAAACAATATTTCGTCTCTCTCCTCACCTGGATCCTATAGTTGCCAAAAGTTTCCAGTGAATTTAACAGTTTTACATTTGCGAAGTTTACCAATAGAAGCAGTGCCCTTATCAATTGTGAGTCTCTCTGGTCTTGTTGAATTAGATATGGGTGAATGCAAAAGACTTAAAAGTCTTCCAACCAGCATTTGCAAGCTGAAATCTCTTGAATCACTAGATCTGCGTTATTGTAGCGAACTTGAAAAGTTTCCCGAAATCTTAGAGCCTATGGAACACTTAACAAATCTTACCATATCCGGAGCAGGGATTAAAGAGTTACCGGAGTCCATTGCTAATCTAATTTCCCTTAAAGCATTGACTGCACAATCTTGCAAGGAAATTGAGTTTCTCCCAAATAAGTTGTGTGATTTAAGGAAACTTACATCTTTGTACCTCGAAGGTTGttcaaaacttcaaaaattgCCTCCCCTTCCACCTGCCTTGTCAGTTTTGGAGGTCAAACAATGTAAGAGCTTGAAATTACTACCAGATCTTCCATTATTTTGTACAGTCGTGGATGCAAGATATTGCACATCACTGGAGAAAATATCAGATTGGAGGACTGCAATCCAAAACATCACTGGAAAATATATTTCAGTACTTGACTTTTTTGGTTGTGGAAAGTTGGATCAGAATACACGCAACACCATCGTCCCTCACAATGCAATTTATAAAATACTTCAATCT GTCAATTCAGTTTCTGAAGCCGAACTTTGTTATCCTGgtgaccaaattccaaagtggtTCAAGAATCAAAATTCGGGGACTTCGCTGAAAATTAAGCTTCCTCCATTTTTGAATAATGATAACTTCTTGGGTTTGGCTTTCTGCGTTGTTCTAGAAGTGAATAAAGAGATACCTTGTGCAGGTGTTAGTATTAATTTTAAACTCAATTTCAAAACCATTGATGATGACTGTCCTGGTGAATTTCATTCAAGTATGTCGGTTACGGCAAACAAATTTTTAGATCATGTGCTCATTATGTATGACTCAAAATGGTCATTGCCGTTGTCGTTGCAACTTAATAGTTGTAGTAGCGAGGCCTCTTTGCATGTTTGGCATTCGTTCTTTGACTATAGTGTTAAGGAAAATTTCAACTTGGGGAGTGAATATTGCGAGATAAAGAAGTGTGGGGTTTGGTTCGTAGACAAGGAAGATGTAGAGAAGTTTAATGCAGAAACTATTCAAAGTAAGAAAAAGAGACAACGCTTTGATAATGAATATTGTTCTGAACCAAGTGCAAGTGGAAGTGATCAATTTGTTCCCTCTGGCTTGCATGATGAAGAAGATCATCATGATGAATCACATCCTACCATTTATTCAAAGAAATTCAGGGTTATGTGA